A window of the Hordeum vulgare subsp. vulgare chromosome 5H, MorexV3_pseudomolecules_assembly, whole genome shotgun sequence genome harbors these coding sequences:
- the LOC123397266 gene encoding uncharacterized protein LOC123397266 translates to MASDELPPAVKKSAPTIISSLGDDLVHEVFLRLPSLPSLVRAAFTCTAFLRAVSSSPKFRRRFRDLHPAPLLGVFLDIYDPDVPTFVPNRRRSDPDHAAVVRGTDVFLTRVPDQDEDEAQDNCPLWSITECRDGYVVLVNWRTKRAAVYDPITQGLHPIPAPPKEVCEDPEDAEVEFHVVTSEEDRRSFRVLLVCGSEERSRAARVAVFSPDSSEWQISISPEAGGLQQLQVEDDGTLVNGCVYWANGDNIHVLDAATLQFSRMDAPPTRMEWPRGSKFGETSDGKLCMAWTSDRDRVLDVSIWRADGDDGVHKWMPGTSRLELLDAIDGLKLPFEKKFPSMLQVDVVAVIGGTVYLSTFEALASSRRYYGWFLSFCIETEDLKKVCGITRSDYSYPYVMAWPPVLVRNKVNSISNRRA, encoded by the exons ATGGCTTCTGATGAGCTGCCGCCGGCCGTGAAGAAATCCGCTCCCACCATCATAAGCTCCCTCGGCGACGACCTCGTGCATGAGGTGTTCCTCCGCCTTCCCTCCCTCCCGAGCCTCGTCCGCGCCGCCTTCACCTGCACCGCCTTCCTCCGAGCCGTCAGTTCGTCCCCTAAATTTCGCCGTCGCTTCCGCGATCTTCACCCGGCCCCGCTTCTAGGCGTCTTCCTCGACATCTATGACCCCGACGTGCCCACCTTCGTGCCCAACCGCCGCCGGTCCGACCCGGACCACGCCGCCGTCGTCCGTGGCACCGACGTCTTCCTAACTCGTGTCCCCG ACCAAGACGAAGACGAAGCGCAAGACAACTGCCCGTTGTGGTCGATTACCGAGTGTCGCGATGGGTACGTTGTTCTCGTCAACTGGCGCACCAAGCGGGCGGCCGTGTACGACCCCATCACACAGGGCCTGCACCCCATCCCGGCGCCGCCCAAAGAGGTCTGCGAAGATCCGGAAGATGCCGAAGTCGAGTTCCACGTGGTCACCTCCGAAGAGGACCGACGGTCGTTCCGTGTCTTGCTCGTCTGCGGCAGCGAGGAACGTAGTAGGGCAGCGCGGGTCGCCGTGTTCTCGCCGGACAGCAGCGAGTGGCAGATCTCGATCTCCCCAGAAGCGGGGGGCCTGCAGCAGCtgcaggttgaagacgatggtacGCTAGTGAACGGGTGTGTCTACTGGGCAAACGGAGACAATATCCATGTGCTGGACGCCGCAACACTGCAGTTCTCCcggatggacgcgccgccgacgcgCATGGAATGGCCACGGGGTTCCAAGTTTGGAGAGACCAGCGACGGGAAGCTCTGCATGGCGTGGACTTCCGATCGTGATCGTGTGCTTGATGTCTCGATCTGGAGAGCCGATGGCGACGACGGCGTCCATAAATGGATGCCGGGCACGAGTAGATTGGAGTTGCTGGATGCGATTGATGGGTTGAAGCTACCGTTTGAAAAGAAATTCCCTAGTATGCTGCAGGTGGACGTGGTTGCTGTCATCGGTGGCACCGTGTATTTGTCTACCTTCGAGGCATTGGCATCGTCTCGTAGGTATTATGGCTGGTTCCTATCCTTCTGCATTGAAACTGAGGACCTGAAGAAGGTCTGCGGTATCACTCGCTCCGATTATTCCTATCCCTACGTCATGGCCTGGCCTCCCGTTTTGGTACGCAATAAGGTGAACTCTATTAGCAACAGAAGGGCTTGA